Within the Medicago truncatula cultivar Jemalong A17 chromosome 4, MtrunA17r5.0-ANR, whole genome shotgun sequence genome, the region ATGAATAACTTCCTCCCAAAATGAGACTTGAAGAACAATAGTAGTTGCTTTCGTGCCCTTGGCTTCCTTACTTACCTTTATGTCCGACCATTTGTGAGAAGTGAACATggttctaattttttattttaggttgtGCAACAAGTTTGTGGCAAACCTTGTGCTCCATGTCTAATCAACTCGCTTCCAGTTTTCTCCCTCAACAAATTCAAAACCCAAGAATGGTTATAGATGAAACCCACAAGACTAATTCCTTGTCATACAACCCTTTTTACTTTTGGAATCTTTCCAATCTCTTCTAGCATTAAATCTATACAGTGTGCAGCACATGGAGTCCAAAAGATTTTCGATCTCGTCTCTTGTAGAAGTTTAcctataacaaaatatttttgaagacaTTTAAAGACACTACGTACATGCAATGTTTGGCATAAAGTAATTGAAGGAAGTAGAAAACCTTCCCGCCTAAAACATGATTAGTTATGTTGTCGGTAATCAGCTGCACAATATTGCTTTCGCCAACCTCCTCAACAAATTTATCCAAAAGGTGAAAAATTGCTTGTTCTCTTTTCATTGTGCAGAAGCATCAATACTCTTAACACATATAGTACCTGCCAGAGAgttgactaaaaaaataattaatgttctTCCCTTTGTATCGGTCCAACCATCAGACATTAATGAACAACCATATTTTATTGATTCTTCCTTGTTAGTCTTCAACATTCCAATTGTATTTTCCAACTCTTTGTTAAGACATGGATTTCTCAACTCATGATAGGAAAGAGGCTTCAAAATAGGACCACATCGACCAATTTCTTCAACCATCAATTTGAAACTTTTTGATCTTGCAACGTTGAACGCAATTTCATTAGGTAAAAAAACAAGCTCTATATTGGATAGTCGTTTCTCTTGCTTTCTTACTAAAATCATCTTTCATATTTGTTTGCTTTCCTTTTTCCAATGTTACCTCCAGACTTTGATAGAACAATTTATCCAATTGGCCTTTCTTATTACCCTTCTTGGCAGCTGGAATACTCCCCACTTCAGTCCTTACCCTTTTCCCATTTACAATCCTTGATATTTCTTGAAGTAGTGatgtatcatcatcatcttcattaaCCTCATATGGAACAGATTTCACCTTCGCCAATGCacagtcaaaatcaatttcacctCCTCTGATGTCTTTTTGCAAGATCTAACATTTCATGTTACTCctatttgatgttgtttggcCCTATACTTTCCATAATTAGACTCTACCAAACAATAATCACATGTAGCTTTGTTCGTATTAGTCATGTCGCATAAACTGTTATATTTCCATCCTATGTCAGGAAGGGATGATTTGAATAGCTCAACCGAGGAAGCAACAAATTAAGCATTGGAATAAACAACAttaaatgataatgatgatggtTGTGAACTACTTGCCATAGCTATTTCCTATTGGATTGGAACAGAACAgagatcaaaataaattaacagaACATAGATCAACATAATAAAACACCCTTTTTgaattacaaaacaaaatttcaatacagAATTACATAAATTGATTGAACAATTTCTGAAAAGGAATTAGAAAGATATTTCTAAAAGGGAAATAGAAATAGAGAAAATGTGTTGTTGCTAAACATAGGTAAAAAAACACACTcaaaagatgatgaagatgaacgAAATTGTGTTTTGGAAATGAAGATATGAGAAGAAAGATCAAAGATGAAGAGGTCGGTTTTGCTGCTGAAAAGATTAAGAGAGAACATAGATGTTTGTTTAGTTGTACCTTGAAGAGAAGAGATAAAGAGGTTGTATTTTGCGGCTGTGTGTTTGCTTTTGATGAAGGAGAGTAAGTTAGGGTTTCGAAAATTACTATATTGACTCTCCAAACGGTTTTAAGTGAAGGCAATCTTGTAATTTATACACGGCTCAAAATGCGCCTGTTTTGACCCGATTACCCACTCTGCTCCACCGAAAGTGCCTGCTTTGACCGCTTCGTCCAAACGCTCCGCACTGTAGCGCTCTGTAGCATTTTGCCCTTTTTGGTCGCGATAACGTCGGTAGCGACCACTATTGACAACAGAGGTTTAGACTTATCTTGACTGTCGTTATAATTTATGTTTGCATTTTGCCTATAAAAGTGCGCTCATTCTTCACAATTTCTCATTCCAactcactttttttcttcttctttcttacCTTTCTTTTGAGTCGTTTACTTTATGATGTCAATGTTTCACCGTTGGTTTTTCATACAATAGCTCATATCATCTTGTGGGGATAATAATCATagttgttatcgcgattttcgggtgtcaaatcataaattaggcttgaacctttcgaccgttgatatctctcttttttcttgggaagggtaaaaggagaaaaacccttaaaaagtttctagattcgggggtcgttttcgctacgggaaggtgttaggcacccggagcgattatggtattccataagaaccgctctcctaagttcatttctacgctttagttttattgcttatttgtaaaaaagggaaggtgtgattagtcaagaatggggggtgagaagaagtagaatttgatttttatttcggcttggatgagttttgactcattgcctacgtacccttttaagggatcaaaaccgttcgtagttcattctcaaaaatggtttttgtttttgttggttgattttaagtttgaaaagagattttgaagaaaggagatgagaggcctcgaGGGCATAAGATTTagaaagtgtgaggtggaattagtcattttgcaaaagtagagtccaaggaggattaagatttattgaaaattttatttaagaaaataaagggaaataaggagttttgactcctattttattttcaaaaaaaagattttcaagtgagattatttgcatgttttttggaaaaaagttggattttatCTAAGTGtctaaacctaagcattcatctaaccattcaatcctatgcatacatctagagtgagtgtgtgcgtgccggtgcgtcatagtgtccatagtccatattacaaaaattgcctaaatacattctatggcccctttgccaagctacaaaccaatgatgacaaattacacCACTAAATGAactaaaacttgcaaaaataaatgctaagctaaagaaagcggagggaatgctaaatgagatgcatgaaacatggaaataaacttgttagtgaaataaagcataaagagtagcaagaggcaaaaacgcataaaatgccacaaagatagtaataaaatgataataaaccctaaaattttgatatgaaacctaaggcatttgtagcttctaattctcacgctatagcaagtttgaaatagtttcttttatctcaagctataatcATATGATCATTAGAAACAAGCAAGCTTAGTTTCATaccaattttgagatagaattagcattttattattttctagaatatgcatgcattgctcatacaatcaaggtttcatgaatcaatctaaaacagcaaaatcaacataggattgtaggcatgagcacctcacattaacatatcaaatggcctttatcacatattcacaaatcaatgataaaattgacaagaaacaatcataagaaataatccaagaaagaattaaaatgccatggattaatcatacaagaattttgccaattccaatatgcaaaaataccataaaacatcaagaaaatatcaagaagtaagcatggattttctaggaaatttataaaaaagagtaGGCAAGTAGCAggttcaaatagcaagaaaggcagtgcaaatagcaaaaaaacaaaaaaaacgtaaaggaaaaataagcccaaaccaaagcccaatcctacaaggtccggatgcacaagagccacacgattgatccaggatcctggaaccctagatcaaacggccagggatcaaaggggaatggaccggttctggaccggtccggttcactggctataaAAGTGAAGGGGGACCGGTTTAAATCATTTTCcactttcctttctctctctaagttcttctctcttctctcaactctctctaacctcgccgccggcgaggatgaagctacggcggagaccttgaaggtccgccggaaacttcatcttctccggcgagttcaagcagtttccggtgaaaaatttccagaacttaaagatttctatatcaaatgatccgtcctttaaccctaaacacgaatccagcagtcatttttttaaattcagtttgaaacgatgtagatctggaAATTTGTCGTACggctttgaaattgattttgatctttttgaaataaaacgtttagatccttgaagatctacatcgtttcgttgtgTATTACTCCTTTGatgtttgttcttgctttcaaaacttagatccttatggatctaggttttgtgtttacggttacggttttatctttgaattctggaagtTTTTAGATCcgtttgcttgcgtgatttttacaggtttaaactatgatttCATTTGTTGAAAAgaggttctgagttttacctgagtttttttttatggagattctgttgagttTCTTCGGAAACGCTTGGATTTGGCTTTTGCTTATTGATTTccggttttgaaactgaaaataaatcagtgattcttcttcttcttcaccggtccagattctgcttctttccttcttcttttcacgctctcgaattcttcgtgatcggtgctggagttcgtCAATGGCGAATTCTCACCTTGGATTGCGAAGAAActcaattcgatgatgaagattcgatgcgaaatctctgagaattgcaagAAATCTTGTTGATTCTGTACTGATTTGTAATATTCTGTGTTGATTTCTGTTGATTTGAgttgatttggattgatttggaattggttcagaaacggttagggtttgaatgttcttgatgattctggaaaattgttaagtttttgatctttgagaatgggaaagaaaattggaaagtgtttgtgatgtggcgtgtaatcattgcttctgaaatctgacttaatgcttttatagctgacatgtgtgcattggaaccaataggaAACTGACATGTGGCATCTGAACTTGTATGAAAGAGGCACGGCTTTGGacttaaaaaatgaactttggacctttctgcaaaaataagaacttgaggactaaactgcaattgacaaaaaggactgaaatgaaaattggaaaagaaactggactgaaatgcaattttggacctcttcgaggaccaaaaatgcaaaaataataaaaacaataaaaataaaaataaaattggtaatttgaccaaacgtaaagcgaaacacaaataaaattgacaaaacggactaaaacgaaccaatggcctaaatgaggtacttcaaagtaacctctctatgccaaaattttgtgtgaaatgaccaaaatgcccctagggctaaaattgacctaaacagactcaaattgacttgacgctGACTcggatgcaagtttgaaatgaatttgataaggcttactgatgaaatgtttaaaaacaaactgaaaagactcggagacagtcacaaggatgaaaatgggtcccactgcaggaaatgaccaaaatacccttctgtatgactttttgcaaattttgaaataaactgtagaaaaagcaatgtaacgatccagagacacttttgaatgacttacaagacaagtaaagacattttgaaaagttttatgcaaggaaaacataagtaaaattgtgattgaaaatactgcgaggcagagacaatttgaactgtgcagttgaaatttgataattgacaaagtttgaaatgaaattgggcccagtatttttaggtccaaaaacagggtataacaatagTGATTAAACTAAACCATTTAGGCCTTCACCTgcaataagaaaaagaaagtacaAGTGGAAAATCATAATAAGTGGATGATTATATAAAGgtagaattattttagttaatGGACATTTGAATCTGAGGATTAGGTCTCGACCCAATCCGGAGCAGAAACAAGCATATGTGATTGTTCATTCTAATAGGTAGTGCTTACCAAACCTTTCATAATTTTGGTGACCTTTTTAGAGTTCAACTCACTTAAATTTCCTTATTCCAAAATTATATGACTCatcttaaaaaatagaaaatacgATACTTAGCTAAGACAATCACATCTTAAACTAGTCATCAAGTTTTTTACTCTCCCACTTTCTATTACTCAATTCGTTTTTCATCAAATGGCAGTGTTTGGGGAAAGAAATAATAGGCACTTCGACCACCATGATTATGGGTTTTTGTCTCCTTGATGTTAATTGTGAtccattatttaattaaaacaatgggAAAGTTAGTCTATTTATTGCAAGTGGACATAATGGTTTTAAGGAAAATCATAATAAGTGGTCTTGGATCTGAGATTACGAACAATATCAAAATAAGGAAGAGACTAATCTGAATTGCTTATAATTTAGTTGCCTCTGACACATGATCTCTTTATTTGGAAAATTGTCTTTATTAGTGGCAGACCTGCTAAAACCTAAACCGATCGAATAGGATGATGTCCTCAACATGCATCTCCACATTTTCTATACTATAGTCAGCAGCAGCACTATGTGtgtattcaaataaataaacaacctaaaaatcataaattcaaTTACTTTGAACTTGTACCGGTCTCTATTCTACTAATGTGTAGGATTCTAATTATATACATACATCGTTCTACAATGACAATAACTAATTTAAGTTTAATTAGTATACCTTGTTGGTGTACAATTATTTTCAATGTTGTCATACACATGAGTTGTCTTCCTCCGTCCCGCAATAAATGacctgtttgaaaatgtgcaattttgacctaacttattttgaccatatttttctactaatatacaaagataaataatataatataagatgtcgttagattcgtctcgatgagtattttcaaaatatcaaattttcataattttttccaatatattattcaagatatttaaactcaaaatcacgCATTGGTATGCGTAATTAGGTCAACTGTAtcacttattaagggacggagggagtatattcaTTAGTTGTTAatttgtcttctattcatgtgtaaataatttttagtAGATTGAACTAAGTTtggatgaaaaattaaaaatataagtttggttattaaaaaaaaattactgatAGTATGTGTTTGTCACTAAACTAATAGTAAGGAGGGTTTGAACcctgaaccttgcatattttatgcattgtccatatcaactgagctaagctcacgaggactgtCTAAAATCACTTTTACCTCTTTACAAATGGTGAATCTAAATATAAACATCCATGATCGAACATGCGTTCTAGAGGTTATTAATTGAACTGGCAACTTGTGCAACAAACCCCTCCTCGACAAGATAGCATTTACCATAAACATAAGCATGACTTTGACCTCGAGCATAGGGTAGGCTAAACATGCATGCTTCAATACGATTATTTAATCATCCCTATTTAGCACATGCAAGTTGCTTTACTAGGAAAGGATGATTATAGAGTTGCCACTTACTATTGGAAAGAATTAGGGCGCACGCCGTGATACTATTACCAATAATCAAAATTTTCTAGTGGTTGTTTGTTTTCACGTTGAAAATGAAGTTAAGCGTTTATCTCAAAGTCACATTTAGCTTTCTATATTTCAACGTTATAGTTGCTTTGAGATTGATAAACATTAGCTAGCCGCAGTTTTGTAAAACCAACTTAACCCTGACGCTCTAAACAAAAATTTGCAATAATCTCATCAAGATTGAAAAGCGACCATAAAACCAATGAACTGTATATAGAATTGAGTGTGGGGATCTTCTTCGAAAACGAATTGAGTGTGGGGACGGGAATAGGGAGCATTTTGGACGGTGAAGACAGGGAGTCGGAGAGTACTCCATGCTCCCACTCCGCCCCATTGACATCCCTGAAAGCAAGGACATGAAAGTATTATATTGGTGTCATTGTTGCTCTATTTTGCAAAATTAGCTcatagatgattttttttaaagaaaaatcaagtaaTAAACTATTAAATCTTATGTCCATGTGAGAATAGTTTGATTGGCAAGGACATTGCAACATGCAGGGATCAGGGTTCAGACTTCCCATGGGTGAATTTCTAGTCACTATTTTATTTGACTAACAGAAAACAAACTATTAACTCTTATGAAAAAATTTGactaacaaaaaacaaactattaacTCTTATGAAAACGAACTATCTTTAAAATGTCTAAGATTAGTTTTTGAGTCTCAATCGAGTTATACAATTTAAAGTATTTGATCAAATTAGTCTAAAAAAGAAACTCGTTCTAGAATTGCTCAGATATCATAAAATTGCTGAAATATGCTTATCTAAGCTCTTAattatgtgtaaaaaaaaaaaaaaatgttctcaAGTATATAAGCTCTAACTAAGAAGTTCTTAGTTATGcgtcaaaagaaaaatgttcTTAAGTATGTAAGCTCTAAAGGTTGAATTTTTTGGATAGACAGAAAAAAGAGGTGTACATTGATGAATAAGATAGGTCCAAAACATTTCAAGCCCAGCCCACCTCAGGGATGACAACGGATTCAAGATTTACAGTGAACattgtaaagaaaataaataatattagcttcctgtcaaaaaaaaaagctacTAGCAAGTGTTATATAAAAATgaggagtgatatttgaacaattaaaatatgataactTTTAAAACAACAGGATGAAAATACACATAAAGCTAGTGTTAATTTGATTATAAGAGAggacaaattattattaaattgacaACCTTGCAAACATTTTAATATGACAGTAcagaatataaaaatataacacaaGAGCCCTTAGATTGATATAGTAAGGGATCTGTTATGGCTTAACCAGAAATTTGGATTCGAATTCAATACTGAAAATGCAGCAGTGTTAAATCTCTCGATAGAGAATTTTTCCACTCAATACGGTCCTATGCGATTACAAAAAGAGAACAGAAAgatataaaatgattttgatcTACACTGACGTTCACATAAAATGGGGAAAATGCAACTAACTCCTTATGGTTTGAATAACAACTATCTGTTGAGGTCATGTGAATAACAACTTGGTTATATGAACTGAACAAGGCTATGAtattcgttttttatttttacttgaaTACGCTTTCTTTGATCTATAGTGCCAGTGGTAGTAAAAGGATGCACATCGAAATGTTTTAGGATTGTAATAGAAGTTTGTCTTGCTACAACAAAATGattctttttaataattgtcTTCCTTGATAGGAATTTTCTTATTCACTTAgcccagtttttttttttttgagagatattCACTTTGCCCAGTTATATACTCCTATCCAGAATGGATCTTTTCTCTTCACAAAATCTTATGATATGGGAACATTTAGTATTAATTAATCTCTCTATATATAAAACACTACGAAGTTAACTGATATTATTTAGTTCTACACTACTCATTTTAGATTTTAATGTGAGAAGATCCATCTCTATCCCGTTTCTTGCAAACTGTTCTTTTCACAATTCACGCTCATCTTAGAGGATCGTTGGTTTTGCTTTCGcccaagaaaaaaacataaaagaaacaGTTTGCAGTAGTGAAACcctgtgtaaaaaaaaaaaaaaaatacggggCTGAAACACTAAACATCTTGCCAGAAATCAATTAAAGTTGCACTGAtcgttatttcaaaaaatagcAATAGCTAGCCAATTGGAGTATATGCTTGATATCGAAAATGGAAACAACACATCCAGAAATGAGAAGTTCCTGAGAGAGAAGTCATAATTCATTACAGTAATTATCCAATCATTTAGGAATGTAGTAACAAACATTAGGCACAGCAGAGTCTCACCAACAAGTATTCATTGGTTGACTTTCACATTGTTTAAATATCAACACTTCATCGAGATCTGAAAATAAGCATGAATAGTGAAACATTGGTGTCTGCATTTTATGCAAGCCAATGATCACAACGAAACAGTTTTGACAGAATGAAAGAGCAAACATCTACCATACTAACAACAGTTTCTTGATTATGTTGATAATAGCACTAGACAATACTTGGGTACTGCTTTGCCTGTAGCCGGACCCTTCTCTTATACTCTGTGGTATCCTGCAAAAGGTATTAAGATGCAAAGATTATTTCACGGTAATAAGAAATTTAAATCCCTGTTAACCTCCATAGAAATAAAGAGGTAGCTATAAAATGTTGCATATCAGATCACAAGGTCTCAGCACCTATTATTCACAATGCCCCATTTTCAAAGACTATTGAAGAGAATGTGAGCAACAACAATCCTAATATCAACAATCATTTGGAAACAAGACCAGTACATGGATGATGAACACTTTGAAATTATATAACTGTGTCGACAGTGCTTTGATTCTAAACCAGATAAAAAAAACAGTTCGGTTTCTTGTCAAAGCGGTCTTGGATGCCCAAaagaattaatttattaattaccTGGATAAACAGATGATAGCCTTCTGTCTGAGCAGGATCAGCAGGATTTGGCTGGTCAAGCAAATCTTGAATGCCCACAAGAATTTGCTTCACTGTTATGGCTGGTCTCCACCCCTACATGTAATAATGAACCTATAATCAGTTTGCTTAGAATGTTAAATCATACTATATGAACTGTTTTTAAGCAGTCTTgcaattattaagaaaaatgtactTACACTATCTTCATTGAGTATAGACAAGCAAACAGTTCCCGATGGGTAAACATTAGGGTGGAAGAAACCTTGGGGGAATTTACACTTTGGGGGCTTGCTAGGGTAGTCTTCACTGAAGTGTAATGTAAGTGGGAAGTAGCCACCCTCCCAATCAGTCTGCAGCAAATGACGTAAAATTATTATGTAAATTAGTGGATCAATATTCAATaagatgattaattaatttgcaAGTTCAACCCTAGAAACGGAGACGGAGAACAAGGTGTGATTCTATTACAAAACTTTCATGGGTAAAAATTCAAAGTAATTTCTACAAACTTGCACTTatcaaatgtaaataaaaaaacccAAAGAAGTTGGTATTTAACACTTAGACATATAGTTTGTTACTTCAAGCCAAGTGCCCTGgtttacatatattttattcataCCAGAAACTTCATTTgcaaatattgtttattttgtaaattgtaGTATTAATGGGGAGTgtcaattctaatttttttgtagaatgccaagaaagaaaggaaaaccaAGAAACTAAGAGTGCAGGAAACATACACCCATGGAATCTGCAATCAAACAGCTGCTTAGGGTGTTACccaaaaaagaggaaaaaaaaaaaacattagggAAATCATTAAATCTTCAATTTATCATCTTGAGAAATACCCAACTTGGCCAAGAAGCCAGCACAAACATTATCTTCACCGAGAGTCAGACAAGGACACCTTCCAATTAAGAGCAAAACAAGTCCCTGATGCTTTGGAGGATAAAAGCATAGAGATTATTACGTTCAATCATATTAGACAAACAGGCAATAGCATTCTTTACACCACGCAACAAATGACAGATTTGTATACCAAATCCCAAGCAACAGTCAGACCATGAAGAATAGCATGAAGTTCTGCGTGAGAGGGACCAAAGAATCCCACAAAGCCACCTATCCAATCACCATAAATATTCCTAAACAGACCTCTAAAACCAGACCTGATGGGGCTATAAATGATAGCTTCCATCcatgtttaaaataattgaatcatCGTCAAGAGCAAAGCTTGCCCTCCATGTACACTTAGGTGTTGCAGTTGGAGGCGGTAAACATGCATGAATCAAGGAAGTGAGATTGCTAGTAACTATCAATAATTGTTTATTGGCATGGTAATCAAGATCGTGGGTCATCACGTGAAATCGTGAATATCTACGGTGCAAACCTACGACCCTGATGGATGTGAGCTTGTCCATGCATGGGCAGAATCGCAATCTGGTGGGTACAGGTGGGATCGCCGTGCAAAACCGTAAAAATGGTGGAATCTTGCGACTCTGCTGCTTCCATTTTTGGATTTCTTAGAGCTGGATTTGTGGGTCGGGCCCATGACCCGGTTCCATAAATTTGTGACTCGGTCCCAACTTCCTGTCTCACACGAACTCCCTCGCTCACGTTGAGTTCTGCTCTGTTTTGGATACATGAGAACAGAGATCTCTTCACTACTGTGTGCATGAACTCTCTCTCACCCCTGCTCTGTTTTGTATACAAGAGAACATAATTCTCTTTGCTACTGTTATCCGTACTTACTATTTGCTAGAATTGAAAGCAACTATTTCCCTGCTATGAATCTTAGTTGTTGAGGCATTTATGACATTTCTATGTGTTCTGAATTTCATAATCCaaaatttaagtttaattaaatattttgaatgtAATATACTATCTCAAATCAACTATTTTTTACTCAATTCCCTATCCTACCAAACCTGATTTTGGTGGCATAGTCCATCTTTGtccaaaaaaacatgaaatttcaaATGGATAAATTTAGGCATACTATTATAGCTTTGTTTCGACTCTTCTCTAATAAAGAGATAGTATATAACTGCCAAACAATAATTTTGAAAGagtgtttttattaataaaaaagaaactgCTTTGTGAGGGGATCAACAAGAATAGAGCCTATAGCCCTGCATCTAAGTATTGTCGACTTCTAATCCCTTAGTGGATAATTAAATGTTGATTTCAATTGACCCAGTATAGTCAAAGGGCTCAAAGGATTGGGGCACTAAACCCAGTGTTGTCAATCACAGAAAATAACAGTTTATTCAAATTTTGCAACCCAATAATGCTATAGCACCGccatttgacaacattttatattaaatagcGTATCCTGGAACAATATTGATTTACTGAAATTCCGCAACGCAATAGCACTATTGTGCCGCTATTACTGCTATTGAACAACACTGCATGCAACTTCAGTAAGACAAGTGCCTCGGGGCATATGCCTTGGGCAATACCTCTCTGTTTCAAGTACACGCCATTAGATAATTGTAAAAGcccccacaaaaaaaaatcccagGCAGAGCAAGGTGATATAATGCTAACAGGGAAAATGGTTAGAACATCAAAAACTAACAGGTTGTCAGTTTCTCCGACTCTTCACAGCAAGCAACCTTTTACATTTACTACATTTAATCTATAAGGCTGGTTAGTGCAAGATGGTTAAActtttaacattttcctttttcaatGAGCCAGGCACACACTTTTCCCCCCTCTATTCTCAAGACAttaaaacaccttagaaccaaTTGACCCCCTGTCTCTTGTATTGTCTAATTTTCAACAGAATTAATATAAGTGAAGTGGCAAAAGGACATTGAAGGAGAGACAGTAACGCATAATAGTAATACAACCAGTACAAGAATGAGAAGATGGAAAAACTGCTTCTATT harbors:
- the LOC25493475 gene encoding SUMO-conjugating enzyme SCE1, with the translated sequence MSGIARGRLTEERKSWRKNHPHGFVAKPETAADGSVNLMIWHCTIPGKAGTDWEGGYFPLTLHFSEDYPSKPPKCKFPQGFFHPNVYPSGTVCLSILNEDSGWRPAITVKQILVGIQDLLDQPNPADPAQTEGYHLFIQDTTEYKRRVRLQAKQYPSIV